Proteins encoded in a region of the Loxodonta africana isolate mLoxAfr1 chromosome 22, mLoxAfr1.hap2, whole genome shotgun sequence genome:
- the LOC135228514 gene encoding olfactory receptor 5L1-like, translating into MIVIIKINPKFHTPMYFFLSHLSFVDFCYSSIVTPKLLENFVMADKSIFYFSCMLQYFPSCTAVVTESFLLAVMAYDRFVAICNPLLYTVAMSQRLCALLLSLALINAFLTFCFLGLPPSMSGRRKAFSTCASHLTAITIFHGTILSLYCVPNSKNSRQTVKVASVFYTVVNPMLNPLIYSLRNKDTLGVSNTLWILGGRSLALGFSSTFQAHWNSNSASSTVGGLICLVLLSGDTTPSALAGLILLPLGHGIPAPSDLGSTPTSILLGQVNSGPTLWNQVGEDLSL; encoded by the exons ATGATAGTGATCATCAAGATTAACCCCAAAtttcacacccccatgtactttttccttagtcacctttcttttgttgatttttgttaCTCCTCTATCGTTACTCCAAAGCTGCTTGAAAACTTCGTCATGGCAGATAAAAGCATCTTCTACTTTAGCTGTATGCTCCAGTACTTCCCGTCCTGCACTGCAGTGGTGACTGAGTCCTTCTTGCtggcagtgatggcctatgaccgctttgTGGCCATCTGCAATCCTCTGCTCTATACAGTGGCCATGTCACAAAGACTCTGTGCCCTGCTG CTGTCTCTAGCTCTGATAAATGCATTCCTCACCTTCTGCTTTTTGGGTTTGCCACCTTCAATGAG TGGACGTcgcaaagccttctccacctgtgcctcccacctgacTGCCATCACCATCTTCCACGGGACCATCCTTTCCCTCTACTGTGTGCCTAACTCCAAAAACTCTCGGCAGACAGTAAAAGTGGCCTCTGTATTCTACACAGTGGTCAACCCCATGCTGAACCCcctcatctacagcctgaggaacaaagat actctgggtgttagcaacactctctggattctgggaggacgttccttggccctgggcttcagctccactttTCAGGCCCattggaacagcaactctgcttcctCTACTGTGGGTGGCCTCATTTGTCTAGTCCTTCTGAGTGGTGACACtaccccctcagccctggcaggcctcattcttctgccccttgggcatggcatcCCTGCCCCCTCAGATTTGGGCAGCACACCCACCTCCATCCTGCTGGGACAAGTGAACAGtggccccacactctggaaccaagttggtgaagaccTTAGTCTTTAA